One segment of Panicum virgatum strain AP13 chromosome 3K, P.virgatum_v5, whole genome shotgun sequence DNA contains the following:
- the LOC120697919 gene encoding CRM-domain containing factor CFM3, chloroplastic/mitochondrial-like, with translation MALSELPLHHSFRLSSRPHLHRLLPLRLLYSSRHASSSSSAASASSPSSSSGNRAAPPAPSTGAPWLQKWAPSDPSQRAPAPAPSPTTSIDRIVHRLRNLGLTSDDDEPSASASTATAPPDGTERLGDLLDRSWARPDRQFAAASFDDAVLPWERDEEAAAGSRDEEDEAKRRRVKAPTLAELTIEDEELRRLRRLGMTLRDRITVPKAGVTTAITEKIHDAWRKSELVRLKFHEDLAHDMKTAHELVERRTGGLIIWRSGSVMVVYRGSNYKRSLKSQTLNGASTPVKGEDGTLFIPDASSPAENDSQGKDLAAQRADVSQLNMQNTEDMTEEEQEFNQMLDELGPRFVDWWGTGILPVDADLLPQTIPGYKTPHRVLPTGMRSTLTNAELTNLRKLARNLPCHFALGRNRNHQGLAAAIVKLWEKSLVVKIAVKRGIQNTNNKLMAEEIKNLTGGTLLLRNKFYIVIYRGKDFLPTSVAAVLAEREELTKDIQNMEEQRRNILIAQPPDDGLDGHALVGTLTEFQEAQARWGREVSAKEQEEMKEASSRSEKQKLYRKLEHKLSIAQAKIHRAERLLSKIEASMVLANPCDDQEMITDEEKSVFRRIGLRLKSYLPLGVRGVFDGVIENMHLHWKHREVVKLISKQKTLSFVQETSQLLEYESGGILVAIERVPKGYALIFYRGKNYRRPINIRPRNLLTKAKALKRAVAMQRHEALSQHIDQLESNIKQMKLDLGIEDYEEQEEDSSDSENEDGTDVTSASYDEDQDNFDESADEYDDYDDDEDGEVDR, from the exons ATGGCGCTCTCCGAGCTCCCGCTCCACCACTCCTTCCGCCTCTCCTCCAggccccacctccaccgccttcTCCCGCTCCGCCTCCTCTACTCCTCCCgccacgcctcctcctcctcctccgccgcctcggcctcctccccctcttcgTCCAGCGGCAACCGCGCGGCCCCACCCGCCCCCAGTACCGGCGCGCCGTGGCTGCAGAAGTGGGCGCCGTCCGACCCCTCCCAGCGCGCCCCCGCTCCCGCCCCGTCCCCCACCACCTCCATCGACCGCATCGTCCACCGCCTCCGTAACCTCGGCctcacctccgacgacgacgagccctcAGCCTCCGCTTCCACGGCGACCGCGCCCCCCGACGGCACTGAGCGCCTCGGCGACCTGCTCGACCGCAGCTGGGCGCGGCCCGACCGCCAGTTCGCGGCCGCCAGCTTCGACGACGCGGTCCTCCCGTGGGAGAGGgacgaggaggccgcggcggggagcagggacgaggaggatgaggcCAAGAGGAGGCGGGTCAAGGCGCCCACGCTGGCCGAGCTCACGATCGAGGAcgaggagctgcggcggctgcgCAGGCTGGGGATGACTCTCCGCGACCGCATCACCGTGCCCAAGGCCGGGGTCACCACGGCCATCACGGAGAAGATCCATGACGCGTGGAGGAAGTCGGAGCTGGTCCGCCTCAAGTTCCACGAGGACCTCGCGCACGACATGAAGACTGCTCATGAGCTCGTTGAG CGACGCACCGGCGGATTGATCATATGGAGATCTGGAAGTGTCATGGTGGTTTACCGAGGGAGCAATTACAAAAGGTCTCTGAAATCTCAAACTCTGAATGGTGCCTCAACACCAGTAAAGGGGGAAGATGGTACATTGTTCATCCCAGATGCCTCCAGCCCTGCTGAGAATGACAGTCAGGGGAAGGATTTGGCTGCGCAACGTGCAGACGTGTCCCAATTGAACATGCAGAATACTGAGGAcatgacagaggaagagcaggaATTCAATCAAATGCTTGATGAGTTGGGTCCTCGATTTGTTGATTGGTGGGGAACAGGTATCTTGCCAGTTGATGCTGACTTGCTGCCTCAAACGATCCCTGGGTATAAAACACCTCATAGAGTTCTTCCAACTGGAATGCGTTCAACACTTACCAATGCAGAGCTGACTAACTTGCGAAAGTTAGCAAGGAACCTTCCATGCCATTTTGCTCTAG GGAGAAACCGGAATCATCAAGGCTTGGCAGCGGCAATTGTTAAGCTCTGGGAGAAGAGTTTGGTGGTGAAAATAGCTGTCAAACGTGGAATACAGAACACAAATAATAAGCTAATGGCAGAAGAAATAAAG AATCTAACAGGGGGTACCCTGCTTCTTCGAAATAAATTTTACATTGTAATATATCGTGGAAAAGACTTCCTCCCAACATCTGTTGCAGCTGTGTTGGCTGAAAGAGAGGAGTTGACAAAGGATATCCAGAATATGGAGGAGCAGAGAAGAAACATTTTGATTGCACAACCTCCAGATGATGGTTTAGATGGGCATGCTCTTGTGGGTACTCTTACTGAATTTCAGGAGGCCCAAGCTCGTTGGGGGAGAGAAGTAAGTGCTAAGGAGCAAGAAGAAATGAAAGAAGCATCTTCCAGATCAGAAAAGCAAAAGCTTTACAGGAAACTCGAACACAAGCTTTCCATT GCTCAGGCAAAAATACATAGAGCAGAACGCTTGCTATCAAAGATTGAAGCTTCTATGGTACTCGCCAATCCATGTGATGATCAGGAAATGATTACAGATGAGGAAAAGTCTGTTTTCCGTAGGATTGGTCTACGGCTTAAGTCATATTTGCCACTTG GAGTTCGTGGTGTTTTTGATGGTGTCATTGAAAATATGCACTTGCATTGGAAGCACAGGGAAGTTGTCAAATTAATTTCAAAGCAGAAGACCTTGTCTTTTGTTCAGGAGACATCACAGCTTCTAGAGTATGAAAGTGGCGGTATACTAGTTGCAATTGAAAGAGTTCCCAAGGGTTATGCACTTATATTTTACCGTGGAAAGAACTATAGGAGGCCTATTAACATAAGGCCTAGAAATCTCTTAACAAAAGCTAAGGCATTGAAACGTGCAGTTGCAATGCAACGTCATGAG GCCCTCAGTCAGCATATAGATCAACTGGAAAGCAATATCAAGCAGATGAAGCTGGATTTG GGTATCGAGGACTATGAGGAACAAGAGGAGGATAGCTCAGATTCAGAAAATGAAGATGGGACAGACGTTACCTCTGCAAGCTACGATGAG GACCAAGACAATTTTGATGAATCAGCTGATGAATATGATGAttacgatgatgatgaagatggggAGGTTGACCGCTAG